From Nymphaea colorata isolate Beijing-Zhang1983 chromosome 6, ASM883128v2, whole genome shotgun sequence, a single genomic window includes:
- the LOC116256758 gene encoding methylsterol monooxygenase 2-2-like: MASLLESGWLYLITHFSDFQLASLGSFLLHESIFFLSGLPFIFIERTGLLSKYKIQNKVNTAAAQEKCILKLLLYHFCVNLPLMMVSYPVFRFMGMRSTLPLPSWKVVVPQIISYFVLEDFVFYWGHRILHTKWLYKHVHSVHHEYATPFGLTSEYAHPAEILFLGFATIVGPAITGPHLFTLWLWMMLRVLETVEAHCGYDFPWTLSKVLPIYGGADFHDYHHRLLYTKSGNYSSTFTYMDWLFGTDKGYQKLKALKKEEEST; the protein is encoded by the exons ATGGCGTCTCTTCTGGAATCGGGATGGCTG TATCTGATCACACATTTCAGTGACTTTCAACTTGCGTCACTTGGAAGTTTCCTGCTTCATGAAAGCATCTTTTTTCTGTCAGGCCTTCCATTTATATTCATTGAAAGGACTGGGTTGTTAAGCAAATACAAGATTCAg AACAAAGTTAATACCGCTGCTGCACAGGAGAAATGCATCCTAAAGCTGTTGCTCTACCACTTCTGTGTGAACCTTCCACTTATGATGGTTTCATATCCCGTCTTTAGATTCATGGGGATGCGGAGCACACTTCCATTGCCATCCTG GAAAGTGGTTGTGCCACAGATAATCTCTTATTTTGTTCTGGAAGACTTTGTCTTTTACTGGGGTCACAGGATTTTACATACCAAATGGCTGTACAAGCACGTGCATAGCGTACATCATGA GTATGCAACACCTTTTGGATTAACTTCAGAATATGCTCATCCTGCTGAAATATTGTTCCTTGGGTTTGCTACTATTGTTGGGCCAGCCATCACTGGGCCTCACCTGTTTACCCTTTGGCTGTGGATGATGCTAAGAGTCCTGGAGACAGTAGAAGCACATTGTGGCTATGATTTCCCGTGGACTCTATCAAAGGTGCTGCCAATATATGGAGG GGCTGATTTCCATGACTATCATCACCGTTTGCTCTATACCAAATCAGGCAACTACTCATCAACATTCACATACATGGATTG GTTATTTGGTACAGACAAAGGTTACCAGAAGCTGAAAGCactgaagaaagaagaggagtcCACATAA
- the LOC116255691 gene encoding probable methyltransferase PMT11, with amino-acid sequence MKGLTNGEFLNTSLLVKITALAVCSLAFFFLGKHWSDGYQQIVFFSRQDTRTGSSPSPSVSISKNANLSADVPSLIANVTDSPPPAAVPPPLPVPVNLPPPSLPPPPPLLLPPPPPPSTFGIVDENGTMADDFEVGDFDPDLVENWGNETAKDGAPGEDAGGAVLKVGKFPLCPASMREYIPCLDNEEAIRKLDSTERGERFERHCPAVDSIPKCLVPAPNNYRSRIPWPRSRDEVWYNNVPHTRLVEDKGGQNWIMRSKDKFKFPGGGTQFIHGANKYLDQIAEMVPDIAFGSHTRVALDVGCGVASFGAFLLSRNVITLSIAPKDVHENQIQFALERGVPAMVAAFATRRLLYPSQAFELIHCSRCRINWTRDDGILLLEVNRLLRAGGYFAWAAQPVYKHEDNLQEAWKEMENLTSSLCWKLVKKEGYIAIWQKPLDNSCYLSREAGAQPPLCDSDDDPDKFWYVGLKACITRLPDNGLGRNITTWPSRLHTPPDRLQSVNLDAYVAQKELFKAESGYWNEIIESYVRVFHWNKLQFRNVLDMRAGLGGFAAAMIDNKIDCWVLNVVPVNEPNTLPVIYDRGLIGVIHDWCEPFDTYPRTYDLLHAAGLFSREQKRCDITRIMLEMDRILRPGGYAYIRDSRQVLDQVHQIALAMGWRVSVYDTSEGPYASRKILACQKQMLRS; translated from the exons ATGAAAGGCCTAACCAATGGGGAGTTTCTGAACACCTCGCTCTTGGTGAAGATCACGGCGCTTGCTGTCTGCTCCCTTGCCTTCTTCTTTTTGGGCAAGCACTGGTCAGATGGGTACCAGCAGATCGTGTTCTTCAGCCGCCAAGACACCCGGACTGgctcttccccttccccttccgtCTCCATCTCCAAGAACGCCAACCTCTCTGCAGACGTCCCCTCCCTAATAGCGAACGTCACCGATTCGCCTCCCCCAGCGGCTGTCCCGCCTCCGCTGCCGGTCCCTGTCAATTTGCCCCCACCATCACTGCCGCCGCCACCACCTCTGCTGTTACCACCTCCTCCGCCCCCATCGACATTTGGAATTGTTGACGAGAATGGGACGATGGCGGACGATTTTGAAGTGGGCGACTTCGATCCTGATCTCGTGGAGAATTGGGGCAACGAGACTGCGAAAGATGGGGCCCCCGGAGAGGATGCCGGTGGCGCCGTACTGAAGGTAGGGAAGTTTCCTCTTTGTCCTGCCAGCATGAGGGAGTATATCCCGTGTTTGGACAATGAGGAGGCGATCCGGAAGCTGGATTCGACAGAGAGAGGGGAGCGGTTCGAGCGGCACTGTCCGGCCGTGGACAGCATTCCAAAGTGCTTGGTCCCGGCACCGAATAATTACCGGAGCCGGATTCCATGGCCAAGAAGTCGAGATGAG GTGTGGTACAATAATGTCCCACATACACGATTAGTGGAGGACAAAGGGGGACAGAACTGGATTATGCGTTCCAAGGACAAATTTAAATTTCCTGGTGGCGGAACACAATTCATTCATGGAGCCAATAAGTACTTGGATCAGATTGCAGAG ATGGTTCCTGATATTGCTTTTGGTTCCCATACGAGAGTTGCATTGGATGTTGGATGTGGTGTTGCAAGTTTTGGTGCTTTTCTCCTGTCTAGGAATGTGATCACTTTGTCCATAGCACCAAAGGATGTTCAtgaaaatcagattcagtttgCTCTTGAACGTGGTGTGCCTGCCATGGTTGCAGCATTTGCAACCCGACGACTGTTGTACCCAAGTCAGGCTTTTGAGTTAATACACTGTTCAAGATGTAGGATTAACTGGACCCGTGATG ATGGGATACTGCTTCTTGAAGTTAATAGATTACTTAGAGCTGGAGGCTACTTTGCTTGGGCAGCACAGCCAGTTTACAAACATGAGGATAACCTACAGGAAGCATGGAAAG AGATGGAGAATCTTACTTCTTCATTATGCTGGAAACTAGTGAAGAAGGAGGGTTATATTGCCATCTGGCAGAAGCCATTAGATAATAGCTGTTATCTCAGTCGTGAAGCTGGAGCACAACCTCCACTATGTGATTCCGATGATGATCCAGATAAATTTTG GTATGTGGGTCTGAAAGCTTGTATTACTCGGCTGCCTGATAATGGTCTTGGAAGGAACATAACAACTTGGCCTTCACGGCTGCATACTCCACCAGACAGGCTTCAATCTGTAAATCTGGATGCATATGTTGCACAAAAGGAGCTTTTCAAGGCAGAGTCGGGATATTGGAATGAGATTATAGAGAGCTATGTCCGTGTCTTCCATTGGAACAAGTTGCAGTTTCGTAATGTGTTGGACATGCGGGCAGGACTTGGGGG GTTTGCGGCAGCAATGATTGATAATAAAATTGATTGTTGGGTGTTGAACGTTGTTCCTGTTAATGAGCCCAACACCTTGCCTGTGATATATGATCGCGGATTAATAGGAGTCATCCATGATtg GTGTGAACCGTTTGATACATACCCAAGAACGTATGATCTCCTACATGCAGCAGGGCTCTTTTCCAGGGAGCAGAAAAG GTGTGACATTACCAGGATCATGCTTGAAATGGATCGTATATTACGTCCAGGTGGCTATGCCTACATTAGGGACTCTAGACAGGTCCTTGACCAGGTTCATCAGATTGCGCTTGCCATGGGCTGGAGAGTTTCTGTGTACGACACTTCAGAGGGACCCTATGCAAGTCGAAAGATATTGGCATGCCAAAAGCAGATGCTGCGATCTTGA
- the LOC116256921 gene encoding uncharacterized protein LOC116256921 produces the protein MTEAPFGSREKLLKKQQYFQSVHKYTHLKGPFDKITSVAIPLAFAVTCGTMIVRGVYNMANGIGKKE, from the exons ATGACGGAGGCTCCATTTGGATCTAGAGAGAAGCTTCTCAAGAAGCAACAGTATTTCCAGAGCGTCCACAAGTACACACACTTGAAAGGACCATTTGACAAAATAACCTCTGTGGCCATTCCGCTTGCCTTTGCAGTCACTTGTGGAACCATGATA GTTCGTGGGGTGTATAACATGGCTAATGGGATTGGAAAGAAAGAGTGA